The genomic region GTTTCGGTCATCTTTATCGGACTGCCGGCGATAGTCATCCGGTTGTCTGCGCCCGGTTGCTCCACCTCGGCGAGCATCTCCCGGTCATGGATGTGGGGGTCTTCGAAGATGTCGGCGGTGTTCTGGACTGGCGCGGCCGGCACACGTCCCTCGAGCAGGTCCAGGAGCGTTTCCGAGTCGATGGTGGCGGTCCAGTCGGCGATTTCGCTGCCAAGGGACTCTCGGTTCGCGATGCGACTGCCGGCGTCGGGGTAGTCCGCAGCGAGGTCCGGGCGCTCCATCGCCTCACACAGTGCTTCCCAGTGGCCGTCGGCGAACGCCGCGATGACGACGTGGCCATCGGCAGCCTCGAAGGAGTCGTACGGGAACAGCGTCGGGTGAGAGTTCCCCTGCCGGGTCGGTGACTCGCCGTCACAGGAGTACTGATACACCGTCCGCTCACACAGTGATACCATCGAGTCGTACATTGCTGTATCGACGTATTGCCCTTCACCAGTTCGGTCGCGGTGATGGACGGCCGCGAGGATACCGACGGCGTTCAGCACGGCGGTGAAGAGGTCGCCGACGCCGGGGCCGACCTTCGTCGGGGGGCCATCCGACTGGCCGGTGATTTCCATGACCCCGCCCAGCGCCTGTGCAATGAGGTCGAACGAGGGCTGGCCCTGCCGGTGAGTTTCGCCCGTCCGCGGGTCGCCAAAGCCCCGAATCGAGGAGTAGATGAGGTCCGGGTTGTGTTCTCGTAGCGTCTCGTAGCCGCAGTCGAACTTCTCCATCGTGCCGGCCTTGAAGTTCTCGACCACCACGTCTGCGCGCTCGACGAGGGAAAGGAACGCCTCGCGGTCTGCATCGGTCCCAAGATCGAGTTCGAGCGAGCGTTTCCCACGGTTGACGCTCTGGAAGTAACCGCCGTAAGCCTCTTTCTCGCCGTCGTTCACGAACGGTGGGTTCGACCTGATGAGGTCGCCGCCGGGGCGTTCGACCTTTACCACATCCGCGCCCATGTCCGCGAGCAACATCGTACAGTACGGTCCGGCGAGGACCTGTGTCAGGTCGAGCACACGCAAGTCGTCAAGCGCACCCATGGGAAAACCACGTCGGGGCGGCCGCATAAACCTTCTTGAACGTCCGTTATAAATTCCTTAAGGCCATATTATCATGAAAGACCATTAGGTTTATCACTACCCGACGACGACGACGTAGTACATGCCCCGGACCGTTATCCTCGGCGTGATTGGCTCCGACGCACACGTCGTCGGCATCACGATTCTAGAGCAGGCGCTCTCGGCCGCTGGCTTCGAGGTCATCAACCTCGGCGTCCAGACCGCACAGGACGAGTTCGTCTCCGCCGCGAAATCTCATGACGCCGAGGCGGTACTGGTATCCTCGCTGTACGGGCACGCCCGCCAGGACTGCGAGGGGCTGCACGACGAACTCGACGACGCCGGGCTCGACGTGCTCACCTACGTCGGCGGGAACCTCGCCGTCGGACAGTCCGACTTCGAGGAGACGCAGGCGACCTTCCGACAGATGGGTTTCGACCGCGTCTTCGACGCGGAGACTGACCCAGAGGAGGCTATCGAGATGCTCCGGGAAGACCTGCAACTGACGACAACAGAGGCGGAGCAGATCAGGGTTGACGGGTGACTATGCCAACTGACGAGCGACTCAGCGACGACCAGCTACAGCGCATCGCAAACGATCTCAGGGACAACTGGCACACAGGTCGCGAAGTCGACTTTGAGGAGGCTATCGCCTTCCACGAGTCACTGCCAGCCTCAAAACAGTTCGCCCAAGTGCTGGAATCGGCCGACCAGCCGCTCCTCCAGCCACGGGCGGGCGTTCCCTGCCTCGAAGAGCAGATCGACCTCCTGCGCTATCTGCAGGACGAGGGCGGCGCGGACCTCCTGCCGACGACCATCGACTCCTACACGCGGGACAACGAGTACGAGAAGGCCGAGGAGGGGCTGGCGGCCTCCCGCGGGAGCGAGGAGAACGAACTCAACGGCTTCCCGGCGGTCAACCACGGCGTCGAGGACTGCCGACGGCTCATCCGGGCGCTGGACGCACCGGTCGAGGTGCGCCACGGGACGCCCGACGCCAGATTGCTGGCGATGGTCACGCTTGCCGGCGGCTTCCAGAGCTTCGAGGGCGGACCGATTTCCTACAACATCCCGTACACGAAACGGCACGACCTCGCGACGACCATCGAGCACTGGCAGTTCGTCGACCGACTCTGTGGGGCCTACACCGAGCGCGGCGTGACTATCAACCGCGAGCCCTTCGGCCCGCTGACCGGGACGCTCGTCCCGCCGAGCATCGCCATCGCGGTGATGCTCGTCGAGGGCGAGCTTGCCGCCACGCAGGGCGTTCGCTCGCTCACGCTCGGTTACGGACAGGTCGGCAATCTCGTGCAGGACGTGGCGGCACTGCGCGCGTTGCGGAAGCTCGGTAACGAGTACCTCCGTGACGAGGTGACGGTCACGACCGTTTTCCACGAGTGGATGGGTGGCTTCCCGCCGGACGAAGCCCGCGCAAACGGCGTCATCAGTCTCGGCGGCGCGACGGCGGCCGTCGCACAGCCGGACAAAGTCATCACGAAATCCGCCCAGGAGTTCCAGGGCGTGCCGACGAAGGAGGCCAACGCGGCCGGACTGCGAACGACGAGACAGCTCATCGATATGATGATCGAACAGGACATCGACCTTGGAGGTATCGACGAAGAACAGGCGCTCATCGAGCGAGAGACGCGCCACCTGATGGACGCTATCTACGAGGCCGGCGACGGCGACGTGGCACAGGGGGTCATCAACGCCTTTGACAGCGGCGCGCTGGACGTGCCGTTCGCGCCGAGCGACGCCGCGAAGGGCGCAGTGCTGCCGGCCAGAGACGACGACGGCCGAGTTCGCATCTTCGAGTTCGCGGACCTCGAGCTCCCGGACGACATCAAGGAAATCCACGCCGCGCGGCTGGGCGAGCGGGCCGAGACCGAGGGCCGCGACCAGTCGTTCCGGATGGTCGCCGACGACGTGGACGCCATCAGCGACGGGAAACTCATCGGGAGACCGACCGGCGACAACGGCCCTGCGGGAGGTGCGAGCGATGCGGATTGAGGCCGTTCGAACGGTGCCCGGGCTGTCGGGCTTTTTCTTCGACGACCAGCAGGCCATCAAGGACGGGGCGACCCAGAGCGGGTTCGCCTACGACGGCCAGCCGGTCACCGAGGGGTTCGACCGGATACGGGAGGCCGGCGAGGCGCTCATCGTGGAACTTGAACTCGCCGACGGCTCCGTCGCGACCGGCGACTGCGCCGCAGTCCAGTACTCCGGGGCCGGCGGCCGCGACCCGCTGTTCCGGGCCGAGAAATACCGCCCGGTCGTCGAGGGGCCAGTCGCCGACGCCCTCCGCGGGCGGGACGCGACCGAGTTCCGGGCGAACGCGACGATGCTGGAGGAAATGAGCGCCCAGCGCTCGGGCGGCGACCAGCTCCATACTGCGGTCCGCTACGGCGTCTCGCAGGCGCTGTTGAACGCCGCCGCCCGGGCACGAGGTGTGACGCCGACGGACGTACTCGCCGACGCCTACGACACTGAGCCGGCGACCTCGCCGGTCCCCGTGTTCGGCCAGTCCGGCGACGAACGGCGCATCAACGCCGAGAAGATGCTCATCAAGGGCGTGCCGGTGTTGCCCCACGGCCTGTTCAACAGCGTCGAGAAGGTCGGGGAGAACGGCGAGGGCTTGCGGGACTACCTCGCGTGGCTCTCGGACCGGGCGACCGCGCTCGGGCCGGAGCCGTACTCGCCGCGCTTCCACGTCGACGTGTACGGCATCCTCGGGAAGGTGTTCGGCCCGCCGTACGACCGGACCGAGGTGACCGACTACTTCGAGACGCTCCGGGAG from Haloarcula rubripromontorii harbors:
- a CDS encoding methylaspartate mutase subunit E, whose amino-acid sequence is MPTDERLSDDQLQRIANDLRDNWHTGREVDFEEAIAFHESLPASKQFAQVLESADQPLLQPRAGVPCLEEQIDLLRYLQDEGGADLLPTTIDSYTRDNEYEKAEEGLAASRGSEENELNGFPAVNHGVEDCRRLIRALDAPVEVRHGTPDARLLAMVTLAGGFQSFEGGPISYNIPYTKRHDLATTIEHWQFVDRLCGAYTERGVTINREPFGPLTGTLVPPSIAIAVMLVEGELAATQGVRSLTLGYGQVGNLVQDVAALRALRKLGNEYLRDEVTVTTVFHEWMGGFPPDEARANGVISLGGATAAVAQPDKVITKSAQEFQGVPTKEANAAGLRTTRQLIDMMIEQDIDLGGIDEEQALIERETRHLMDAIYEAGDGDVAQGVINAFDSGALDVPFAPSDAAKGAVLPARDDDGRVRIFEFADLELPDDIKEIHAARLGERAETEGRDQSFRMVADDVDAISDGKLIGRPTGDNGPAGGASDAD
- the glmS gene encoding methylaspartate mutase subunit S, with the protein product MPRTVILGVIGSDAHVVGITILEQALSAAGFEVINLGVQTAQDEFVSAAKSHDAEAVLVSSLYGHARQDCEGLHDELDDAGLDVLTYVGGNLAVGQSDFEETQATFRQMGFDRVFDAETDPEEAIEMLREDLQLTTTEAEQIRVDG
- the mct gene encoding succinyl-CoA:mesaconate CoA-transferase, encoding MGALDDLRVLDLTQVLAGPYCTMLLADMGADVVKVERPGGDLIRSNPPFVNDGEKEAYGGYFQSVNRGKRSLELDLGTDADREAFLSLVERADVVVENFKAGTMEKFDCGYETLREHNPDLIYSSIRGFGDPRTGETHRQGQPSFDLIAQALGGVMEITGQSDGPPTKVGPGVGDLFTAVLNAVGILAAVHHRDRTGEGQYVDTAMYDSMVSLCERTVYQYSCDGESPTRQGNSHPTLFPYDSFEAADGHVVIAAFADGHWEALCEAMERPDLAADYPDAGSRIANRESLGSEIADWTATIDSETLLDLLEGRVPAAPVQNTADIFEDPHIHDREMLAEVEQPGADNRMTIAGSPIKMTETMPSPGGRAPLLDEHRTELLDEAGVSTETNRVEGDD
- a CDS encoding methylaspartate ammonia-lyase, with the translated sequence MRIEAVRTVPGLSGFFFDDQQAIKDGATQSGFAYDGQPVTEGFDRIREAGEALIVELELADGSVATGDCAAVQYSGAGGRDPLFRAEKYRPVVEGPVADALRGRDATEFRANATMLEEMSAQRSGGDQLHTAVRYGVSQALLNAAARARGVTPTDVLADAYDTEPATSPVPVFGQSGDERRINAEKMLIKGVPVLPHGLFNSVEKVGENGEGLRDYLAWLSDRATALGPEPYSPRFHVDVYGILGKVFGPPYDRTEVTDYFETLREAAAPYPLQVEGPMDAGGRADQIAEMAELREGLADAGVEVDIVADEWCNTFEDVQAFVDAGAADLVQVKTPDLGGVQRSAEAVLYCDGTDTRAYVGGTCNETVTSARACAHVALATDAAQVLAKPGMGFDEGFMVVTNEMRRALARREATREVPADD